Proteins encoded together in one Lepus europaeus isolate LE1 chromosome 13, mLepTim1.pri, whole genome shotgun sequence window:
- the NEURL3 gene encoding E3 ubiquitin-protein ligase NEURL3, with the protein MGAQLCSEPNAMEPREALRFHDKAKGAQVRLDAQGCRASRCATFHDGIVFSQRPVRPSEQVVLRVLQHEDRWCGGLRVGFTRLDPERLSAASLPPFVCPDLVEQSPTWAAVLPEGSALAGDLVRFWVDPRGRLFSKTNEGPGFLLRKDVLMGAPLWAVMDVYGTTKTIELLDPTAGWCPTAMPEAPWEEALPEHEDAAAEECAICFHHAADTCLVPCGHAHFCSHCAWRVFRDTAKCPVCRWHIREVAPGGGWGLCSKE; encoded by the exons ATgggtgcccagctctgctccgaGCCCA ATGCCATGGAGCCCCGAGAGGCCCTTCGCTTCCACGACAAGGCCAAGGGCGCGCAGGTGCGTCTGGACGCGCAGGGCTGCAGGGCGAGCAGGTGCGCCACGTTCCACGACGGCATCGTGTTCAGCCAGCGGCCGGTGCGGCCCAGCGAGCAGGTGGTGCTGCGCGTGCTGCAGCACGAGGACCGCTGGTGCGGCGGCCTCCGCGTGGGCTTTACACGTCTGGACCCTGAGCGCCTCTCCGCAGCCAGCCTGCCGCCCTTTGTGTGCCCCGACCTGGTGGAGCAGAGCCCCACGTGGGCAGCCGTGCTGCCCGAAGGCAGCGCGCTTGCGGGGGACCTGGTCCGCTTCTGGGTGGACCCACGAGGGCGGCTCTTCTCCAAGACCAATGAGGGCCCAGGGTTCCTGCTGCGCAAGGACGTGCTCATGGGCGCCCCCCTCTGGGCCGTGATGGACGTGTACGGGACCACCAAGACCATCGAGCTGCTGG ATCCTACAGCCGGCTGGTGCCCCACAGCCATGCCAGAGGCTCCCTGGGAGGAGGCGCTGCCTGAGCATGAAG ACGCAGCAGCGGAGGAGTGCGCCATCTGCTTCCACCACGCCGCCGACACCTGCCTGGTCCCCTGCGGCCACGCGCACTTCTGCAGCCACTGTGCCTGGAGAGTCTTCAGGGACACGGCCAAGTGCCCCGTGTGTCGCTGGCACATCAGGGAGGTGGCCCCG ggcgggggctggggcctgTGCAGCAAGGAGTGA